The Methylomonas rhizoryzae genome includes the window AGCGCAGCGAAGTCGGCGGGGAATAACAATAACAAAGACACCATAACAGGAGTTTTTTTGCCGGATTCCGCAAATTTGACCGAGCGCACCAAGGAGATTTAGGGAAACACAAGGTCATTTTCAGACCTTACAGATACAAGGCAAACGCGACTAAGTAGCGTTCGGCAAATCAAATTGTTTTATTGAAATATCCTTTTCCATAAATAATGGCTAAGGATATTTCAATAAGTAGTTAACAAGCCAGTGAAATTATTGGGGTTAGAAAAATTAATTATTGGCAAACGATAAATGAATTCTAAAAATGCGATAAGAAGTCCCTTCTACAAAGTGTTGCATATCGGCCCATTCCCGCCACCCGTTGGCGGAATGGCGACTGTGATCGAAAGCTTGACCCAGGTTTTGCAGAGTTTCATTGACATTCGTATTTTAAACAACGTCAAGACAACTCCAATTAATCGTAGTCTTATGCAAGGTATAGCAGCGCAATTAAGCTTGCTAGCGCGCCTAGTCACTCTTGGCTGGACTTGGAAGCCGCAAATCGTACATATACATACTTGTTCGTGGTTTACTTTTTGGCGCTCTTCACTAGATGTGTTAATTGCACGTTTGCTAAGAAAACGAGTATTACTTCATATTCATGGCGGTGAATTTAAACTTTTTCTCGAGTCCCTATCTCCTTTAAAAGCGTCTATAGCGCGGCTTATTTTTTTTCTATGCTCTAGGGTAATAGTGCTCGGTCATTCTTGGAAATTATTATTGTCTGACTGGTGCGACCCAACTAAATTAGAAATCGTACAAAATGGAACATCAATTGAAGCAAAGCAAAAATTACCGAACGACGATGTCTTTATGATTGTATGTTTTGCAAATTATGACAAAAGAAAGGGACAAGCGGATTTATTAAAAGCGGTATCGACACTCAAGGCTCAAGATAATCGCCGGATTTTAGTTGCGTTATTAGGAACGGAAACAGAAGTTGGGCAACGTCAGACCTTATTGACCTTAGCACAAGTACTCGGTTTGGCCGATAACGTGTTCATCCCCGGACCGGTTACAGGGAAAGATAAAGATGCATGGTGGATGAAGGCAAATTGTTTTTGTATACCCTCGTACAACGAATGCATGCCTATGTCCATACTCGAAGCTATGGCAAAAGGCATACCCGTAGTCGCAACTCGTGTCGGAAGCATACCCGAGATGGTTGAGGACCAAGTGGAAGCGTTTCTTTATGAGGCGGGCGATGTTTCTTCGTTGTCTTCCTGTCTGCAACGGTTGTTAGATTACCCTGAAGTTGCCGAACGACTTGGTTGCGCAGGTAGAGACCGGCAAATCAGAGACTTTAATATTGAACAAACTGCAAATCGGTTGCTATCCATATATACATCCATTGAAATGTCAGATATATGACATAAACATCTGAAAATTTTAATAATTTAATAAGTATAAAATATTACTGATAGATTGTTTCACAAATCCCATACCCTAATTCAGGGGGCATATACTTATTTTATAAAATATCAATCGGTTAATTAACACCTGAATCCGTGACTTTAAAACCCAAAACCACTACAACTCATTGAAATAAAATACGAAAACTGGTTTTTAAGATTTCACCTAAGCCGGTTTGAAAATAACCTACATTCAATGATTTATAGATGAAATCACGGATTCGGGCACAACCATTAATAATTTTAAAGACCGATCTATCGGCGATATTTTTGCCTGATGGCTTGATTGGAATCACCTCTTAACAGTATTACCTGCTTACTAAGCTTACAGGATGGTCTATAGGTGGACGCACCTAAATCTTATATTATTAGTTAGTGATAATGTAGCCTTCAAATTTTTCGAATGAAAATGAGGCAACATATGATGAATATCCGTGCGAACGATCTTGTTTTTGGGGATGATAATCGCGTAATCATAATTAACGGAGCGAAAGATTTTGTGCGACTGACCGAACCGGACAATCCAGTGCAAATATACTTTCTTGGAACGCTGTTAGGAGACGATCCCAAGAAGCTTCAAGCACAAAGTAACTACGGCGCTCTGTTTGGCCGTTTTGTCACGCTTATCCATGATACGCATAACCAAAGCTTGAACGTCATCCCAGACCGCTTCGGCTCAATACCTTTCTATTATCACGTTTCAGCCAAAAACATCGTGTTCTCTCGCCGACTCTCCAGTTTTACGGAGCGTGATTTGACGAATAAAGTGAATGAATCGGCTCTAAGCGATATTCTTGCTTACAACGTACCTCTTGGAGACAAAACCTTACACGCGGGAGTCCGCACTCTGTTGGGCGGTTCTTGCCTGCAGATAGTCCTCGATTCATTGTCATTGCGAAAGCAAACGATCTGGGAACCTGCGATGCAATTACATGATGCAAACATTCCGTTGCTTGAGGTTCAAGATCAGTTGACGAATTTGCTGCTGGAAGGTTACGAAATAGCAACCGCAGGTTATGCCAAGGTAGGCGTCACACTCTCCGGCGGCGTGGATTCTCGGCTATTACTAGCGGCAGGATTACATCTTGGCAAGGACATGGAGACTTATACCACCGGTATCATAGGAAGTCGCAGCCTGACCTATGCGAAGCAAATGGCTGAATTATGCGGCGTGGCTAATTTCGCTTATCCGCTTGGTGCCGAATTCCTCGCATCCTATGGCAATATCGTTCAGGAGAATATCGATCTCACCCAAGGAATGTCCTTCAGCTCTGAGGCGGAAGCCAGCTGGCTGTGCAACCACGTACCTTCCGATAGAGTGATGGTACACGGTGCCTTTGCCGAGCTCTACAAAATTGGTTACATGCACAACTATTATTTCCAAGCCAAACTGAGCAGTCTCGATCAGCATGGGTTGGCACAAGCCCTATGGCAACGCTTCGACAGCCGCTACAACAATCGTAAACGAATCTTTGCTGAGCAGCTGAGGGACAGGCTGGGTGAACAAGCGCGTATAAACCTTGCAAGCACATTGAATGCATACCCGGCGGATATTAAAGTATCCGGCTGGCTACAGCAGCTTTATATTAACGAATTCTTGAGCAAAGTATCCAGTTGCTCCGCCAATATCTGGAATGAGCACGTACCGACATTCTTCCCGTTCAGTTATCCTCCTTTTGTCGATTTACTTCTATCAGTTCGACCTAAGGATAAGGTCGGCTTGCGCTTCCCCGGCTATTTTTTGCAGCGGATTAACGGCAAGCTCGCTAACTTTCCGGATGCCAATACGGGAGCGCAAATAGGTGCTTCAAAAGTGTTGGTAGAACTAATCCACATCCGCGACGGGGTGTCCCGCCGCCTATTCGGAAATACAGCGCGCTACGACCATATGGATCTCGTCACTTGGTTGCAACGCATGACGCCACCGGTAACGAACAGGATTGCCGATCTGCTGGATGACGATATTTATGATCAACAAGAAGTCCGCACTTTGGGCAGCACGATATCCAACCAAGGAGAAGCTGATTCATTGTTGCTTCTTATGATGTTCGGCATGTGGTTAAAGGGGCAGCGCTCCGGCGCGGCTTCAA containing:
- a CDS encoding asparagine synthase-related protein yields the protein MMNIRANDLVFGDDNRVIIINGAKDFVRLTEPDNPVQIYFLGTLLGDDPKKLQAQSNYGALFGRFVTLIHDTHNQSLNVIPDRFGSIPFYYHVSAKNIVFSRRLSSFTERDLTNKVNESALSDILAYNVPLGDKTLHAGVRTLLGGSCLQIVLDSLSLRKQTIWEPAMQLHDANIPLLEVQDQLTNLLLEGYEIATAGYAKVGVTLSGGVDSRLLLAAGLHLGKDMETYTTGIIGSRSLTYAKQMAELCGVANFAYPLGAEFLASYGNIVQENIDLTQGMSFSSEAEASWLCNHVPSDRVMVHGAFAELYKIGYMHNYYFQAKLSSLDQHGLAQALWQRFDSRYNNRKRIFAEQLRDRLGEQARINLASTLNAYPADIKVSGWLQQLYINEFLSKVSSCSANIWNEHVPTFFPFSYPPFVDLLLSVRPKDKVGLRFPGYFLQRINGKLANFPDANTGAQIGASKVLVELIHIRDGVSRRLFGNTARYDHMDLVTWLQRMTPPVTNRIADLLDDDIYDQQEVRTLGSTISNQGEADSLLLLMMFGMWLKGQRSGAASMVAARSEGNLGLEEVVEPITTLAQLTGVQA
- a CDS encoding glycosyltransferase family 4 protein; protein product: MNSKNAIRSPFYKVLHIGPFPPPVGGMATVIESLTQVLQSFIDIRILNNVKTTPINRSLMQGIAAQLSLLARLVTLGWTWKPQIVHIHTCSWFTFWRSSLDVLIARLLRKRVLLHIHGGEFKLFLESLSPLKASIARLIFFLCSRVIVLGHSWKLLLSDWCDPTKLEIVQNGTSIEAKQKLPNDDVFMIVCFANYDKRKGQADLLKAVSTLKAQDNRRILVALLGTETEVGQRQTLLTLAQVLGLADNVFIPGPVTGKDKDAWWMKANCFCIPSYNECMPMSILEAMAKGIPVVATRVGSIPEMVEDQVEAFLYEAGDVSSLSSCLQRLLDYPEVAERLGCAGRDRQIRDFNIEQTANRLLSIYTSIEMSDI